Proteins encoded together in one Miscanthus floridulus cultivar M001 chromosome 16, ASM1932011v1, whole genome shotgun sequence window:
- the LOC136511368 gene encoding phosphatidylinositol 4-kinase gamma 4-like: MSSAAGATVVCAARDGGELGLLPLRPPPSSSSAGAAAIMIYLTAPGLAVMPMRVMASDSIASVKLRVQTSRGVTARKQKLVFDGREMARDDGRIRDYGVADGNVVHLVIRIPDLRLITVETVQGGKFRFRVEPGRTVGYVKQQIAKDWRLHPATRPDPDEQRLVLEGEDLDDRHLIHDVCRADGAVIHLLVQRSSSKISAAEADDGQDGFEVSIVARDAGQQLPRRDVGIEPVVVGNPKAAAAQLPSAVRDMIDAAVAGMENGNAPIMSSEGTGGAYFMQDATGHRHVAVFKPADEEPMAANNPRGLPVSSTGEGLKKGTRVGEGALREVVANILDHPRAGRRRTSTADAGAPGFAGVPPTALVRCTHKTFRQPEASPLAPPPVPKLGSMQAFVSNCGSCEDMGPRAFPVQEVHKICVLDIRLANADRHAGNILVCKHDDGGMSLVPIDHGYCLPESFEDCTFEWLYWPQCREPFGDETVEYVRSLDAEEDIAMLRLHGWEVSRECARTLRVATMLLKKGVERGLAAFDIGSILCRETLTKESAIEEIVREAEAQRGGGCDDDETAFLQAVSETMDRRLDDLSPRPEPK; encoded by the exons ATGTCGTCGGCGGCCGGGGCCACAGTTGTCTGCGCGGCGAGGGACGGCGGCGAGCTCGGCCTCCTCCCGCTGCGcccgccgccctcctcctcctccgccggcgccgccgccatcATGATCTACCTGACGGCGCCGGGCCTGGCGGTGATGCCGATGCGGGTGATGGCGTCCGACTCCATCGCGTCAGTGAAGCTCCGCGTGCAGACGTCCCGGGGCGTGACGGCGCGCAAGCAGAAGCTGGTCTTCGACGGCCGCGAGATGGCGCGCGACGACGGCCGCATCCGGGACTACGGCGTGGCCGACGGCAACGTGGTGCACCTCGTCATCCGCATCCCGGACCTGCGCCTCATTACCGTCGAGACAGTGCAGGGCGGCAAGTTCAGGTTCCGCGTCGAGCCGGGGCGAACCGTCGGCTACGTAAAGCAGCAGATCGCCAAGGACTGGCGGCTCCACCCGGCGACGCGCCCCGACCCCGACGAGCAGCGGCTCGTGCTCGAGGGCGAGGACCTCGACGACCGCCACCTCATCCACGACGTCTGCAGGGCCGACGGCGCCGTCATTCACCTGCTGGTGCAGCGCTCATCGTCCAAGATCAGCGCGGCCGAGGCCGACGACGGCCAGGACGGCTTCGAGGTCTCCATCGTCGCGCGCGACGCCGGCCAGCAGTTGCCACGACGTGACGTCGGGATCGAGCCCGTCGTCGTCGGCAATCCAaaagcggcggcggcgcagcttcCGTCGGCGGTCCGTGACATGATCGACGCGGCGGTCGCCGGGATGGAGAACGGGAACGCGCCCATCATGTCGTCGGAGGGCACGGGGGGAGCCTACTTCATGCAGGACGCGACGGGGCACCGGCACGTGGCAGTGTTCAAGCCGGCGGACGAGGAGCCCATGGCCGCCAACAACCCGCGCGGCCTCCCCGTGTCGTCCACCGGCGAAGGGCTCAAGAAAGGGACGCGCGTCGGGGAGGGCGCGCTCAGGGAGGTCGTGGCCAACATCCTCGACCACCCACGCGCCGGCCGCCGCCGGACGTCGACCGCCGACGCTGGCGCGCCCGGGTTCGCCGGCGTCCCGCCGACCGCGCTCGTCAGGTGCACGCACAAGACCTTCAGGCAGCCAGAGGCGAGCCCGctggcgccgccgccggtgccCAAGCTGGGATCCATGCAGGCCTTCGTCAGCAACTGCGGCAGCTGCGAGGACATGGGTCCCCGCGCGTTCCCGGTCCAGGAGGTCCACAAGATTTGCGTGCTGGACATCCGCCTCGCCAACGCCGATCGCCATGCCGGCAACATACTCGTCTGCAAACACGACGACGGCGGCATGTCGCTGGTCCCCATCGACCATGGATACTGCCTCCCTGAGAGC TTCGAGGACTGCACGTTCGAGTGGCTGTACTGGCCTCAGTGCCGGGAGCCATTCGGCGACGAGACGGTGGAGTACGTGCGGTCCCTGGACGCGGAGGAGGACATCGCCATGCTCAGGCTCCACGGGTGGGAGGTGTCCCGCGAGTGCGCGCGCACCCTGCGCGTCGCCACCATGCTGCTGAAGAAGGGCGTGGAGAGGGGCCTCGCCGCCTTCGACATCGGAAGCATCCTGTGTAGAGAGACGCTGACCAAGGAGTCCGCCATCGAAGAGATCGTCCGTGAGGCGGAGGCCCAACGCGGAGGAGGATGCGACGACGACGAGACTGCCTTCCTGCAGGCAGTCTCGGAGACCATGGACCGCCGTCTCGACGACCTATCACCGCGGCCGGAGCCAAAGTGA